Proteins from a genomic interval of Hydrogenophaga sp. PAMC20947:
- a CDS encoding DUF3301 domain-containing protein → MSWFEIISVGILGVLFWLWFESTRVYEIAVKRARSPCHVSDVQFLDSTFSLENIKPARVEDGRLALKRTYTFVYSDTGNTRQPGSSIMLGQEVQFLNVSPRLAGTDITLH, encoded by the coding sequence ATGTCATGGTTTGAAATCATCAGCGTAGGCATTCTGGGAGTTCTTTTCTGGCTATGGTTCGAAAGTACCCGTGTCTACGAGATCGCTGTGAAGCGCGCCCGCAGCCCATGTCATGTGAGTGATGTGCAATTCCTTGACAGTACATTCTCCCTTGAAAATATCAAACCCGCACGTGTCGAAGACGGACGCCTCGCGCTCAAACGCACCTACACTTTTGTGTACAGCGACACTGGCAATACGCGACAGCCAGGCAGCAGCATCATGCTTGGCCAGGAAGTTCAGTTCCTGAATGTCAGCCCGCGACTGGCTGGCACGGACATCACCCTGCATTGA
- a CDS encoding NADH:flavin oxidoreductase/NADH oxidase family protein, whose translation MEAQKHQPGILFASFKLPCGVTLKNRIAKSAMSDSLGDGTGHPTPEQCRLYQRWAEGGLAVAIVGEVQGNSGCAEKPGNLVLNETSDLDRFRVLAKNGSEHGALLWLQLGHAGALAYTPTSTPKGPSALDLPGLSCIEMTTAEIRQLPAEFAKTARVAQQAGFGGVQIHAAHGFLLSQFLSPLFNKRSDEYGGALANRMRLLLASIEATRAAVGPQFPIAVKLNSSDQLEGGFDEHDALEVVAALDQSTVDLIDISGGTYFPGAKAASDGTRQGPYFLDFAKRARAVTTKPLMLTGGFKTRAQAEDAVASGAVDIVGLARALVLEPSLPDLWKANQKLEPDFPRFADAPEGGITAWYTMRLTEIGADQETPNVGELGLAIRDYEARDKARTEVWLRHFAYGGLGQA comes from the coding sequence GTGGAAGCTCAAAAGCACCAGCCTGGAATTTTGTTCGCGTCGTTCAAACTGCCCTGTGGCGTCACCCTCAAAAATCGGATCGCAAAATCAGCGATGTCGGATTCCTTGGGGGACGGCACCGGCCATCCCACCCCTGAACAGTGCAGGCTGTATCAGCGTTGGGCCGAGGGTGGATTGGCCGTCGCCATTGTCGGCGAGGTGCAAGGCAACTCAGGTTGCGCGGAGAAGCCCGGCAATCTGGTGCTCAACGAAACGTCTGACCTTGACCGGTTTCGGGTGCTTGCCAAAAACGGCAGCGAACATGGCGCTTTGCTCTGGCTGCAACTCGGGCACGCTGGAGCACTGGCCTACACGCCGACCAGCACCCCCAAAGGGCCGAGCGCTCTTGATCTTCCCGGGCTGAGCTGCATTGAAATGACCACGGCTGAGATTCGACAGTTGCCGGCTGAGTTTGCGAAGACAGCCCGGGTGGCGCAGCAAGCGGGTTTCGGCGGCGTTCAAATTCACGCCGCGCACGGATTCCTGCTCAGTCAGTTTCTCTCGCCACTGTTCAACAAACGGAGCGACGAATACGGGGGTGCCCTTGCCAATCGAATGCGCCTTTTGCTGGCGTCAATTGAAGCCACCCGCGCCGCTGTAGGGCCCCAGTTCCCCATCGCGGTGAAGCTCAATTCTTCTGACCAACTTGAGGGCGGCTTCGATGAGCACGATGCGCTTGAAGTGGTGGCCGCACTGGACCAGTCCACGGTTGACCTGATCGACATCAGCGGTGGAACCTATTTCCCCGGTGCAAAAGCGGCGTCCGATGGCACGCGACAAGGCCCGTATTTTCTTGACTTTGCGAAGCGTGCAAGAGCGGTGACAACCAAGCCACTGATGCTGACCGGAGGGTTCAAGACGCGCGCTCAGGCGGAAGACGCTGTGGCCAGCGGCGCGGTCGACATCGTCGGCCTTGCCCGCGCGCTTGTCCTTGAGCCTTCACTTCCCGATCTCTGGAAAGCCAATCAGAAACTTGAACCGGACTTCCCCAGATTCGCCGATGCCCCAGAGGGCGGAATCACCGCGTGGTACACGATGCGGTTGACCGAGATCGGAGCCGACCAAGAGACGCCAAATGTGGGCGAACTCGGGCTGGCCATTCGCGACTATGAAGCCCGCGACAAAGCCCGAACGGAGGTTTGGTTGCGCCACTTCGCCTATGGTGGCCTGGGACAAGCCTGA
- a CDS encoding nucleoside triphosphate pyrophosphohydrolase family protein — MKAQIIGAPLTLLSYCKQAAKTDRFTNEAAHDHYKKLTFGFFGEIGGLLSALKKRRRDQLYQTDSEVVRDEIGDALWYLVNAAGLSGIGPNELGQAGLFFLRRRFNETSRSEITAITFRQLDGIASLHHTTLSRSSEELLRELAYDSGLATSFKFDRILNEPVENRASMFGQLLGDLALVSACFALELGEIANQNLLKIYDRWPPQKRYYLIEPGGKDFEQFPARMEVEFIQRKIGNRLMVVQQIKGLNIGDPLTDNSRRADGYRFHDVFHLSYAAHLGWSPVIRALLKLKRKSEPQLDENEDGARAIILEEGIATWIFNHAKGNDRKLYADVPPGRLDYSLLKQIRSMVDGLMVANCPLWQWENAILDGFRVFRELYHHKGGIVIVDLKRHKLIFNPPVPSTEII, encoded by the coding sequence ATGAAAGCACAAATTATTGGGGCACCGCTGACTCTGCTGAGCTATTGCAAACAGGCTGCCAAGACTGATAGGTTCACGAATGAAGCCGCGCATGATCACTACAAGAAGCTGACTTTCGGATTTTTTGGAGAAATTGGTGGGCTGCTTTCAGCGCTGAAAAAGAGACGCCGAGATCAGCTCTATCAAACTGACTCAGAAGTTGTCCGAGACGAGATCGGGGATGCACTCTGGTATCTAGTCAATGCAGCTGGCTTGTCGGGCATAGGTCCCAATGAACTTGGCCAGGCGGGACTCTTTTTTCTGCGCCGACGATTCAACGAAACGTCTCGAAGTGAAATTACAGCAATTACATTTCGCCAGTTGGATGGCATTGCATCACTGCATCATACAACCCTTAGCAGGAGCAGTGAGGAACTCCTGCGAGAATTGGCATACGATAGTGGTTTAGCGACTTCATTTAAATTTGACCGCATCTTGAACGAGCCTGTTGAGAATCGGGCAAGCATGTTCGGTCAATTGCTTGGCGACCTCGCATTGGTCAGCGCTTGCTTTGCGTTGGAGTTGGGGGAAATCGCTAACCAAAACCTTTTGAAAATCTACGATCGTTGGCCACCCCAAAAGCGCTACTATTTAATTGAACCTGGTGGGAAAGATTTTGAGCAGTTCCCAGCTCGAATGGAAGTTGAATTCATTCAACGGAAGATCGGCAATCGGTTGATGGTGGTTCAGCAAATCAAGGGGCTGAATATCGGTGATCCGCTGACAGACAACAGTCGCCGCGCAGATGGTTATCGTTTTCATGACGTTTTCCATCTTTCCTACGCAGCGCATCTTGGATGGTCACCAGTAATACGCGCATTGTTGAAGCTGAAGCGTAAATCTGAGCCTCAACTCGATGAGAACGAGGACGGGGCTAGAGCCATTATTCTCGAAGAAGGAATTGCCACGTGGATATTCAATCATGCAAAGGGAAATGATCGCAAGCTGTATGCCGATGTACCCCCCGGGCGACTGGATTACTCGCTCTTAAAGCAGATCCGTAGCATGGTTGATGGTTTGATGGTGGCGAATTGCCCACTTTGGCAATGGGAAAATGCAATTCTTGATGGATTCCGAGTGTTCCGGGAGCTGTACCACCACAAAGGTGGCATCGTAATTGTTGACCTTAAAAGGCACAAATTGATATTCAATCCTCCAGTGCCGAGCACTGAAATTATATGA
- a CDS encoding hydroxymethylglutaryl-CoA lyase — protein MSTVWNGAGRRIYMQEVGTRDGLQVEKVFVPTQDKIALVNALSLAGMAKIEVTAFVSPKAIPALRDAETVLREIDRVAGVVYSALVPNVRGAERAIDARADELNLVMSASESHNLSNLRMTRAQSFAALSEVNAIARGAKAAVNISLSCSFGCPMEGDVPESTVLDWCERYIGELGARGVTLCDTTGMAYPGQVAALTRAFRERWPETELTLHFHNTRGMGLANVLAGIDAGADRFDASLGGIGGCPYAPGASGNVCSEEIVHALELMGYDTGVNLISLIDASMRLPALIRHDIPSQIVKAGRRLDLHPLPDDFNATRERALGRSTGRD, from the coding sequence ATGAGCACGGTCTGGAACGGCGCTGGACGGCGCATCTACATGCAGGAAGTGGGCACGCGAGACGGGCTGCAGGTTGAGAAGGTCTTCGTACCGACGCAGGACAAGATCGCTCTCGTCAACGCGCTGTCACTGGCCGGTATGGCAAAGATCGAGGTCACCGCGTTCGTGTCGCCAAAGGCCATCCCGGCGTTGCGCGATGCCGAAACCGTGCTGCGCGAGATCGATAGGGTCGCAGGCGTGGTGTACAGCGCGCTGGTTCCCAACGTGCGCGGTGCCGAACGCGCCATCGATGCCCGCGCCGATGAGTTGAATCTCGTGATGTCGGCCAGCGAAAGCCACAACCTCTCCAACCTGCGCATGACACGCGCCCAGTCTTTCGCAGCACTGAGCGAAGTCAACGCGATAGCGCGCGGCGCCAAGGCCGCGGTGAATATTTCGCTATCGTGTTCGTTCGGCTGTCCCATGGAGGGCGACGTGCCTGAATCCACCGTGCTCGACTGGTGTGAACGGTACATCGGCGAACTCGGGGCGCGCGGCGTTACGTTGTGCGACACGACAGGCATGGCCTACCCGGGTCAGGTCGCGGCACTGACGCGAGCGTTCCGCGAGCGCTGGCCCGAGACGGAGTTGACGCTGCACTTCCACAACACCCGCGGCATGGGCCTGGCCAACGTGCTGGCCGGCATAGACGCCGGAGCCGACCGCTTCGACGCCTCGCTGGGCGGTATCGGCGGTTGTCCTTACGCACCTGGCGCCTCTGGCAATGTGTGCAGCGAAGAGATTGTGCACGCGCTCGAACTGATGGGCTACGACACCGGGGTCAACCTGATCAGCCTGATCGACGCCTCGATGCGCCTGCCCGCTTTGATCCGCCACGACATCCCAAGCCAGATCGTCAAGGCAGGCCGCCGCCTGGACCTTCATCCGCTGCCAGACGATTTCAACGCCACACGGGAGCGTGCGCTCGGCCGATCGACCGGTCGCGATTGA
- a CDS encoding LysR substrate-binding domain-containing protein, giving the protein MNIHRLDLFSLSLFSLIARAGSISKGAELANLAIGAASKRITDLEAAVGTPLLERHSRGVTLTAAGQALQRHAQKILGDIDQLTADLSDYASGLIGVVRLWANTSAVTQFLPTDIAAFVHGNPGIRIELEEEDSTEVVMAIQDGRADFGIFADRTPTYGLQVFNYRKDCLVLVVPPGHPLARRRSVRFLDTVDFDMVSLSKGTSLAKRLQIEAEAIGRRLKQRIHVRSFDAMCQMVAAGMGVAVLPRDAAQPLLRAMNLRQIELQDDWAQRQLLIGLRDVNAVPRPVRLLLDHLCEAPAR; this is encoded by the coding sequence GTGAATATCCACCGTCTCGACCTCTTTTCACTGTCGCTCTTCAGCCTGATCGCACGCGCCGGCAGCATCAGCAAAGGCGCCGAGCTGGCGAATCTGGCCATTGGCGCGGCCAGCAAACGGATCACCGATCTCGAAGCCGCCGTCGGGACACCCCTGCTCGAACGGCATTCGCGGGGTGTGACGCTCACAGCGGCGGGGCAGGCATTGCAACGCCATGCGCAAAAGATTCTGGGTGATATCGATCAGCTGACCGCTGATCTCTCGGACTATGCGTCCGGTCTCATTGGTGTCGTGCGCCTCTGGGCCAACACGTCTGCGGTCACCCAGTTTCTGCCGACCGACATCGCTGCGTTTGTGCACGGAAATCCGGGCATTCGCATCGAACTTGAGGAGGAGGACAGTACCGAGGTCGTGATGGCGATTCAGGACGGGCGGGCGGACTTCGGGATCTTTGCCGACCGCACACCCACTTACGGCCTTCAGGTCTTCAATTATCGGAAGGATTGCCTGGTGCTGGTGGTCCCGCCCGGCCATCCTCTGGCACGCCGTCGAAGCGTCCGGTTTCTGGACACCGTCGACTTCGACATGGTGAGCCTGTCCAAGGGAACCTCGCTGGCCAAGCGGCTTCAGATTGAAGCAGAGGCCATCGGCCGCCGTTTGAAGCAGCGTATCCACGTTCGAAGCTTTGACGCGATGTGCCAGATGGTCGCCGCTGGCATGGGCGTCGCGGTCCTGCCCCGAGACGCGGCCCAGCCCCTGTTGCGCGCCATGAACCTTCGCCAGATCGAACTCCAGGACGACTGGGCCCAGCGCCAATTGCTGATTGGCCTGCGCGATGTGAATGCGGTGCCACGGCCAGTGCGCTTGCTGCTTGACCATCTCTGCGAGGCGCCCGCCCGTTGA
- a CDS encoding TIR domain-containing protein, translated as MATPDERRHLFISHHHQDDSLVDKFTNLLGGKGWDVRNSSIRAKPANDERLKNGLVKDAVLKRLLRMKVSWASTVVVLIGEQTHSRPWVNWEIDQAHAQGKRIVGVFEQGGKDADIPNSLEKYASAIVGWNASSIQRAIDSSENFFEGSDGKLRQSVNGSVRTSC; from the coding sequence ATGGCAACACCCGATGAGCGACGTCACCTTTTCATTAGCCACCATCATCAAGATGATTCGCTCGTCGACAAATTTACCAATTTGTTAGGGGGTAAGGGTTGGGACGTTCGCAATAGTTCGATCCGAGCGAAACCAGCCAACGATGAGCGCTTAAAAAACGGGCTAGTGAAAGATGCCGTATTAAAACGCTTGCTCCGGATGAAGGTTTCTTGGGCATCTACGGTCGTAGTTCTGATTGGTGAGCAGACTCACTCTAGACCTTGGGTTAATTGGGAAATTGATCAAGCACATGCGCAAGGAAAAAGAATAGTAGGTGTTTTTGAACAGGGTGGCAAAGACGCAGATATTCCCAATAGCCTTGAAAAATATGCATCGGCAATTGTTGGTTGGAATGCCAGTAGCATTCAAAGGGCTATAGACAGTTCAGAGAATTTCTTTGAAGGTTCAGACGGCAAGTTACGCCAATCAGTGAACGGTTCCGTGAGGACAAGTTGCTAA
- a CDS encoding TIR domain-containing protein encodes MASLGIIGSAMSAPPRRRIFVSYHHGGDQWYYNEFSRVFHDSYEAVYDNSLERQIDSDNTAYVMQRIRDNYITGTSCTVVLIGGQTHQRKYVDWEIRATLDKQHGLLGIVLPSHSRGTEGKIVVPDRFQHNVVTGYASYVFWENLNAQTLALALHTAASASSTMIDNSMPMKSRNG; translated from the coding sequence ATGGCTTCACTTGGAATAATTGGCTCGGCTATGTCGGCTCCGCCTCGGCGGCGGATTTTTGTCAGCTATCACCATGGTGGTGATCAGTGGTATTACAACGAGTTTTCACGCGTGTTCCACGACAGTTACGAGGCTGTTTATGACAACTCGCTGGAAAGACAGATAGACAGTGACAACACTGCCTATGTTATGCAACGGATTCGCGACAACTACATTACGGGAACATCCTGCACGGTGGTCCTAATCGGCGGACAAACCCATCAGCGCAAGTATGTGGATTGGGAAATTAGGGCGACTCTGGATAAGCAGCATGGGCTTCTTGGCATCGTTTTGCCGTCCCACTCCCGAGGCACCGAGGGCAAAATTGTCGTACCGGATCGGTTTCAGCACAACGTTGTTACAGGATATGCGTCCTACGTCTTCTGGGAAAACCTGAATGCCCAAACTCTGGCATTGGCATTGCATACAGCGGCAAGTGCATCAAGCACGATGATTGATAACTCCATGCCAATGAAATCAAGAAACGGATAG
- a CDS encoding uracil-DNA glycosylase, which translates to MTPQSFVQQMAGIELPDVFNPYAHVCDVHDKADAPSTRRRNLRLLLTSAKQLGVDTIWMGRDLGYRGGRRTGLALTDERHLPMMQQVYPGSESVKTTRGPEVAERTAAEIWAVLCLLDKPPLLWNVFPFHPHEPGEPFTNRRFTARELRCVDELNAALISWLGVRRIVSIGQDAASYAEKFGVEVACVRHPSYGGVTDFRRGIGQLHGIDVSKRANSSTQTLLF; encoded by the coding sequence ATGACCCCACAAAGTTTCGTCCAACAGATGGCTGGCATTGAGTTGCCGGATGTCTTTAATCCCTATGCCCATGTGTGCGATGTCCATGACAAAGCCGACGCTCCATCAACACGTCGTCGAAATCTCAGACTCCTGCTAACCTCTGCCAAGCAATTGGGAGTGGACACCATATGGATGGGACGAGATCTTGGATATCGTGGAGGGCGGCGAACTGGCCTTGCTTTGACCGACGAGCGGCATTTACCAATGATGCAGCAGGTATACCCTGGGAGTGAGTCGGTTAAAACCACCCGTGGCCCGGAGGTCGCAGAACGGACAGCAGCAGAGATATGGGCGGTACTCTGCCTGTTGGACAAACCACCTTTGCTGTGGAATGTGTTTCCATTCCATCCTCATGAGCCCGGCGAGCCTTTTACAAATCGGAGGTTTACTGCTCGAGAGTTGCGCTGCGTGGACGAATTAAATGCCGCCTTGATTTCTTGGCTTGGAGTACGGAGGATCGTTTCCATCGGACAGGACGCGGCGTCATATGCTGAGAAATTTGGCGTCGAAGTGGCCTGTGTCAGGCATCCCAGCTACGGCGGTGTGACGGATTTTCGCCGCGGAATTGGCCAGTTGCACGGCATTGACGTCAGCAAACGGGCGAATTCCTCAACCCAGACTTTGTTGTTTTAG
- a CDS encoding patatin-like phospholipase family protein gives MTNESEASWEQRVTEMCGSASDLVAALIPPGRATDPWHPNEQDALLAWHMYTQLRTRIATQELPLRDGVEASALKSLVDLFSLSREAMMGQPQAVLVSSLLVHCLNSRIRPLTARWHSKMEAGDLANLDERFRFRFELTELQTVLRGFAALLGQIAGDRDALALLAPLSQTRKNEATSRGQVKFGISDKGQNSKKVDALNAEEVRLLAARRAGGPDADATEIHDAIGLAISGGGIRSATFALGVTNVLARHGVLKDVDVMSTVSGGGYLGSFITSVMNDNDARVGLNPDKLPFTTKGQIESEAIRHLRNHSKYLSEGGVATLALMVFSAAYGVVMSLLLIAPLLMFMAAVAVDFFGVGERSISHSSTYATLNTVTWAAFGVAIFVLSALRNPSRESREVMEKVAIALGALGLMLLTAKQLPDLVQLSRGNSVGLLVAVVLLPFALGASGLWLGLETRLGRVVWSLMVFFGPLFFLTLWLVAVDVVVELKEQNRWWPWILTALLWIYGWVGVNINFASLHLYYRSRLARTYLRRVHQPEAVDPQPLSALNPFHKAPLHLINAAVNLPASRNPELRGRDTDFFIFAQHYCGGPTVGYWPTKDWEAKDKHLDLGTAMAISGAAAAPRMGTLTSSRYTTLLAMLNVRLGYWVRKPTESNGWDAVPGGLYFTRELTGRMHENQSFVNVSDGGHVENMGMYELLRRRCRYIVLIDGEADPQHSFGGLLNSIRMAKIDLGVRIEPDLSDLRHGIEPFKRAHFAMARIDYGDEENGQPIHGLLLVIKLALTGNESELLMQFQQLNPTFPHQSTAQQLFSEEQFEAYRALGEHAAEAAFDPLLAGSDPKGAADWLLQLEQRLLL, from the coding sequence ATGACGAACGAATCAGAGGCAAGCTGGGAACAGCGTGTAACCGAAATGTGTGGTTCAGCCTCCGACCTTGTTGCCGCTCTGATCCCGCCTGGTCGAGCCACTGATCCGTGGCATCCTAATGAACAGGATGCGCTACTGGCCTGGCACATGTACACGCAATTGCGTACCCGAATCGCGACGCAGGAGTTGCCGCTTCGAGATGGGGTGGAAGCGTCCGCATTGAAGAGCCTTGTGGACCTATTCAGCCTTTCGCGCGAAGCGATGATGGGACAGCCGCAGGCGGTGCTCGTGTCGTCGTTGCTCGTTCACTGTCTAAACAGCCGGATAAGACCACTCACCGCGCGGTGGCACTCGAAGATGGAGGCGGGTGATCTCGCGAATCTGGACGAGCGGTTCCGCTTCCGGTTCGAGTTGACCGAACTGCAAACTGTCCTGCGAGGCTTCGCTGCGTTGCTTGGTCAGATCGCAGGTGATCGCGATGCGCTAGCGCTACTCGCGCCCTTATCGCAGACGAGAAAGAATGAGGCAACTTCGCGCGGCCAGGTCAAATTTGGCATATCGGACAAAGGCCAGAATTCAAAAAAGGTCGATGCGTTAAATGCTGAGGAAGTGCGTCTTCTTGCCGCACGGCGGGCCGGCGGGCCTGATGCCGATGCGACTGAGATACACGACGCGATTGGTTTGGCAATCTCAGGCGGAGGAATCCGTTCTGCGACCTTCGCGTTGGGTGTAACGAACGTTCTGGCCCGCCACGGGGTACTGAAGGATGTTGACGTCATGTCGACGGTGTCTGGAGGCGGTTATCTTGGTAGCTTCATCACCTCGGTTATGAACGACAACGACGCGCGGGTGGGGTTGAACCCCGACAAGTTGCCGTTCACGACGAAAGGACAGATCGAGTCGGAGGCCATCCGGCATTTACGCAATCACAGCAAATACCTTTCAGAAGGCGGTGTAGCGACGCTAGCGCTGATGGTCTTCTCAGCAGCTTATGGCGTGGTGATGTCCTTGCTGCTCATCGCACCGCTACTGATGTTTATGGCTGCCGTGGCAGTTGACTTCTTTGGCGTCGGTGAGAGGTCTATCAGCCATTCGTCTACTTATGCGACTCTAAACACCGTGACATGGGCCGCTTTTGGGGTGGCGATCTTCGTACTATCGGCTTTGCGCAATCCATCTCGGGAATCGCGAGAGGTCATGGAGAAAGTGGCTATCGCATTGGGTGCGTTGGGGCTAATGCTACTTACTGCAAAACAACTGCCAGACCTGGTGCAATTAAGTCGCGGTAACTCTGTTGGATTGCTGGTGGCCGTGGTGTTGCTGCCGTTCGCCCTCGGAGCGTCTGGTTTGTGGTTGGGCCTGGAGACTAGGCTAGGTCGGGTTGTGTGGTCATTGATGGTGTTCTTTGGGCCGCTTTTTTTTCTGACCTTGTGGCTGGTGGCAGTTGACGTTGTGGTTGAACTGAAAGAACAAAACCGCTGGTGGCCTTGGATCTTAACGGCCTTACTTTGGATCTACGGCTGGGTCGGTGTAAACATTAATTTTGCCTCGCTGCACTTGTATTACCGTAGCCGCCTCGCACGTACCTACTTGCGACGCGTGCACCAGCCCGAAGCCGTGGACCCACAGCCTTTATCGGCGCTCAATCCTTTCCACAAGGCACCATTGCACCTGATAAATGCGGCGGTCAACCTACCAGCGAGTCGAAATCCAGAGCTACGCGGCCGCGACACAGATTTTTTCATCTTTGCCCAGCATTACTGCGGCGGCCCAACAGTGGGTTATTGGCCGACGAAGGATTGGGAGGCCAAAGACAAACATCTGGACCTCGGGACCGCCATGGCAATTTCCGGTGCGGCAGCGGCTCCGAGGATGGGGACGCTCACCTCGAGTAGATATACAACACTGCTCGCAATGCTGAACGTGCGGCTCGGCTACTGGGTTCGCAAACCCACCGAATCGAACGGCTGGGATGCAGTCCCCGGTGGTCTCTACTTCACGCGCGAACTTACGGGGCGCATGCATGAGAATCAGTCGTTCGTCAATGTTTCCGACGGAGGGCACGTCGAGAACATGGGCATGTACGAACTGCTTCGCCGACGGTGCCGGTACATCGTGCTCATCGATGGTGAAGCAGACCCTCAACACTCGTTTGGTGGCCTTTTGAATTCGATCCGGATGGCTAAGATCGATCTGGGCGTGCGCATCGAGCCTGACCTGTCGGATCTTCGCCACGGCATTGAGCCGTTCAAGCGTGCTCACTTCGCAATGGCGCGGATCGACTATGGTGACGAGGAAAACGGCCAACCGATTCATGGCCTGCTTCTGGTGATCAAGCTGGCATTGACAGGCAATGAGTCGGAACTGCTGATGCAATTCCAGCAACTCAATCCCACTTTCCCGCATCAGAGCACCGCACAGCAACTGTTTAGCGAGGAACAGTTTGAAGCCTATCGCGCACTAGGCGAACATGCTGCCGAGGCTGCATTCGATCCATTGCTTGCAGGGTCGGACCCCAAAGGAGCGGCAGATTGGTTGCTACAGTTGGAGCAGCGGCTGCTGCTGTAA
- a CDS encoding CoA transferase, producing the protein MTNTTNGPLAPGALQGLRIIEMGQLIAGPFAGKMLGEFGADVIKIEAPGTGDPLRNWRLIKDGTSVWWQVQSRNKRSIALDLRSAEGQSIARKLIAEADVLIENFRPGTLEDWGMGYEELAKLNPGLVMLRISGYGQTGPYRDLPGFGAIGEAMGGLRHLTGEPGKVPVRCGVSIGDTLAALHGTIGILTALYHRKVNGGQGQVIDVALNEAVFNVMESLIPEYSAFGAVREAAGSALPGIAPSNAYRCSDGFVLIAGNGDSIFKRLMQAIGRDDLGADPALADNAGRVERVAELDQAIEAWTQSRTVEQILQTLGEVRVPAGKVYTAKDISEDPHYRARDMILSQTTRDGHALEVPGVVPKLLGTPGSVRSSAPGLGDDTDAVLSELGFSAQDIAALRGRKVVA; encoded by the coding sequence ATGACCAACACAACCAATGGGCCGCTCGCGCCCGGTGCCCTGCAAGGGCTGCGCATCATCGAGATGGGTCAGCTGATTGCCGGTCCGTTCGCCGGGAAAATGCTCGGCGAGTTTGGCGCCGACGTCATCAAGATCGAGGCGCCCGGCACCGGAGACCCGCTGCGCAACTGGCGACTGATCAAGGACGGCACTTCCGTCTGGTGGCAGGTGCAATCGCGCAACAAGCGGTCGATTGCGTTGGACCTGCGCAGTGCCGAAGGTCAGAGCATTGCCCGCAAGCTGATTGCCGAGGCGGATGTGCTGATCGAGAACTTCCGGCCCGGCACCCTGGAAGACTGGGGCATGGGCTACGAAGAACTCGCCAAGCTCAACCCGGGGTTGGTGATGCTTCGCATTTCCGGCTACGGCCAGACCGGCCCGTACCGCGACTTGCCGGGCTTCGGCGCCATCGGAGAAGCGATGGGCGGGCTACGCCACCTGACCGGGGAGCCGGGCAAGGTGCCGGTTCGCTGCGGCGTCTCCATCGGCGACACCCTGGCGGCCTTGCACGGCACGATCGGCATCCTCACCGCGCTGTACCACCGCAAGGTCAACGGCGGCCAGGGCCAGGTGATCGACGTGGCGCTGAACGAAGCGGTGTTCAACGTGATGGAAAGCCTGATCCCTGAATACAGCGCCTTCGGCGCGGTGCGCGAAGCCGCCGGTAGCGCCCTGCCCGGCATCGCGCCATCAAACGCCTACCGCTGTAGCGATGGATTCGTGCTGATTGCCGGCAACGGCGACAGCATCTTCAAGCGCCTGATGCAGGCGATTGGCCGCGACGATCTGGGGGCCGATCCGGCGCTGGCGGACAACGCTGGCCGCGTGGAGCGCGTGGCGGAGCTGGATCAGGCCATTGAGGCCTGGACGCAGTCGCGAACCGTGGAACAAATACTCCAGACCCTCGGCGAAGTGCGCGTGCCTGCGGGCAAGGTCTACACAGCGAAGGACATCTCGGAAGATCCCCACTACCGGGCCCGCGACATGATCCTTAGCCAGACCACGCGCGACGGCCATGCGCTCGAGGTACCCGGCGTGGTGCCCAAGTTGCTCGGCACGCCAGGCAGCGTGCGCTCATCCGCGCCGGGACTTGGCGACGACACCGATGCGGTGCTGAGCGAACTCGGCTTTTCAGCTCAGGACATCGCCGCGCTGCGCGGCAGGAAGGTGGTGGCATGA